The following proteins are co-located in the Desulfobacterales bacterium genome:
- a CDS encoding bifunctional GNAT family N-acetyltransferase/carbon-nitrogen hydrolase family protein: MDIDPVEHKLETRNLRLSDYNDIEAIMKQVYSGMGGAWSKDEISRLLTLFPDGQICIEDNGRVVCAALTLIVDYSKIEDNHSYEDIVDNGKFSKNDSEGDYLYGIDVFVHKDYRGMRLGRRIYDARKELCEKLNLKGIIVGGRIPGYARYAKELSPDQYIEKVKNREIIDQVLTFQLSNDFHPKRAIRNYIPEDSGSKSYAVLLEWNNIFYASKKKFIWGRKSNARIATVQWQMRLFKGVDDLLQQVEFFVDAVSGYKADLLLFPEMFNAPLLAHYDQKEPAIAMRLLAEVTEELRDAVLQMAIKHNINIVTGSLPVYEEEKLFNVSFLCRRDGTWDSQYKLHITPDESEWWGFQGGDNLQVFDTDIGKIGILVCFDVEFPELSRILADKGMKILLIPYWTDTKNAYLRVRRCAQARAIENECYVVITGSVGNLPKVENMDIQYSQAAIFTPSDFAFPHDAVAAEATPNTEMTLLADLDLDLLKEIQQHGSVRNLESRRSDLYATKWVK, from the coding sequence GTGGACATCGACCCCGTTGAGCATAAACTTGAAACCAGGAACCTGAGGCTTTCCGACTATAATGATATAGAAGCCATAATGAAGCAGGTGTATTCAGGAATGGGCGGCGCATGGAGTAAAGATGAAATTTCGAGGCTTCTGACACTATTTCCGGATGGACAAATCTGTATCGAAGATAACGGTCGAGTGGTTTGCGCAGCGTTGACCCTTATAGTTGATTACTCGAAAATAGAAGATAACCACTCATATGAAGATATTGTTGATAATGGAAAGTTCAGTAAAAATGACTCTGAAGGAGATTATTTGTACGGAATTGATGTTTTTGTTCACAAAGATTACCGGGGCATGCGGCTTGGGAGGAGGATTTACGACGCCCGAAAGGAGTTGTGTGAAAAATTAAATCTAAAAGGGATTATTGTTGGTGGAAGAATCCCGGGATATGCCAGGTATGCTAAGGAGTTATCACCCGACCAGTACATCGAAAAAGTCAAGAACCGGGAGATCATTGACCAGGTCTTGACGTTTCAGCTGTCCAATGATTTTCACCCCAAAAGAGCGATTCGAAACTACATTCCAGAGGACAGCGGTTCGAAAAGTTATGCCGTTTTATTGGAATGGAATAATATTTTTTATGCAAGCAAGAAGAAGTTTATCTGGGGAAGAAAATCAAATGCACGGATAGCCACGGTTCAGTGGCAAATGCGATTATTTAAAGGGGTTGATGATCTCCTTCAACAGGTAGAATTTTTTGTCGATGCGGTATCCGGTTACAAAGCAGACCTGCTTCTTTTCCCCGAAATGTTTAATGCTCCTCTTCTTGCTCATTATGACCAGAAAGAGCCCGCGATAGCCATGCGTTTACTTGCTGAGGTAACCGAAGAGCTGCGGGATGCCGTATTGCAAATGGCAATAAAACACAACATTAATATTGTCACTGGCAGCCTTCCTGTGTATGAGGAGGAAAAGCTGTTCAACGTCTCATTCCTTTGCCGCCGTGATGGTACCTGGGATTCGCAATACAAACTTCATATTACGCCGGACGAATCTGAATGGTGGGGGTTTCAGGGAGGAGATAATTTGCAGGTATTCGACACGGATATTGGCAAAATAGGCATCCTTGTCTGTTTCGATGTCGAATTTCCAGAGCTTTCCCGCATTCTTGCCGATAAAGGTATGAAAATATTATTGATACCATACTGGACAGATACAAAAAATGCTTACCTGAGGGTCCGGCGTTGCGCGCAGGCCAGGGCTATTGAGAATGAATGCTATGTGGTCATCACTGGCAGTGTTGGTAATCTGCCAAAGGTTGAAAACATGGACATCCAGTATTCACAGGCGGCCATTTTCACTCCGTCTGATTTTGCATTTCCCCATGATGCGGTGGCTGCCGAGGCAACTCCAAACACAGAAATGACGCTGCTGGCTGATTTGGATCTTGATCTTCTCAAAGAGATTCAGCAACACGGAAGTGTTCGAAATCTGGAAAGCCGCAGGTCAGATTTGTATGCCACAAAATGGGTAAAATAA
- a CDS encoding YfaZ family outer membrane protein gives MKSLSERKEASHTYIPFYFNRSTEMPEQGRKDANMRRTGFILAVLLMGICCWAEAGELGLYVAEEAFQVDYSKDIRLMEMEESKLSAAFYFNEDRDIIINAGLMLPGLLKDRLPIPLSFSVGARAYISLLTEPTNKDVFVLAPGAGARFDIPVNFDMPMAVTADFFYGPSILTFGDADQLLDFTARFEVTVIPRATGFIGYRKLRFELDNIGNQDYEDSFHIGMRYRF, from the coding sequence GTGAAATCGCTGTCCGAACGCAAAGAAGCCAGTCATACATATATTCCATTTTACTTTAATCGCAGCACAGAAATGCCTGAACAGGGCAGAAAGGATGCAAACATGCGACGTACTGGATTTATTTTGGCCGTATTGCTGATGGGAATCTGCTGTTGGGCAGAAGCAGGCGAATTGGGGCTTTACGTTGCTGAAGAAGCGTTTCAGGTCGACTATAGCAAAGATATAAGGCTGATGGAAATGGAAGAGAGCAAGCTTTCAGCTGCCTTTTATTTCAACGAAGATCGGGATATTATAATCAATGCCGGGCTGATGTTGCCGGGGTTGCTCAAGGACAGGCTGCCAATACCGCTCTCGTTTTCTGTCGGAGCCAGGGCTTATATCAGCTTGCTTACTGAACCGACGAACAAAGATGTGTTCGTACTGGCTCCAGGCGCTGGCGCCCGGTTTGACATTCCGGTTAATTTCGATATGCCCATGGCCGTCACCGCTGACTTTTTTTACGGGCCATCGATTCTAACCTTTGGTGATGCCGACCAATTACTGGACTTTACCGCTCGATTCGAAGTCACTGTTATCCCTCGTGCAACCGGTTTTATCGGGTATCGCAAATTGCGTTTTGAACTGGACAATATAGGGAACCAGGACTATGAAGACTCTTTTCATATTGGTATGCGCTATCGTTTTTAA